Proteins co-encoded in one Apteryx mantelli isolate bAptMan1 chromosome 4, bAptMan1.hap1, whole genome shotgun sequence genomic window:
- the COMMD9 gene encoding COMM domain-containing protein 9, whose product MAALREAEFAALQGLLKAPSRDAVRQLCQECFASPPAGLGPLARRACPGLAAAPEEAAQLVSALHNLTRHVVYRGLTKPEDVLALFPENFHQNLKNLLTKIILENVSAWRNEAQASQISLPRLVDMDWRVDIKTSSDSISRMAVPTCLLQLKIQEDAALCGNNPVVSALTVEMNKETLDTMLEGLGRIRDQLSAVANK is encoded by the exons ATGGCGGCGCTGCGCGAGGCGGAGTTCGCCGCCCTGCAGGGGCTGCTGAAG GCGCCGTCGCGGGACGCCGTGCGGcagctgtgccaggagtgctTCGCCAGCCCGCCCGCCGGCCTCGGCCCGCTCGCCCGGCGCGCctgccccggcctcgccgccgctCCCGAGGAGGCCGCGCAG CTGGTGTCTGCTCTGCACAACCTCACCAGGCATGTGGTGTACCGGGGCTTGACAAAGCCGGAAGATGTTCTCGCTCTCTTTCCAGAAAATTTCCACCAAAACCTGAAAAACCTTTTAACCAAGATTATCTTGGAGAATGT CTCCGCTTGGAGGAATGAAGCACAAGCAAGTCAGA TCTCCCTTCCTCGCCTGGTTGACATGGACTGGAGGGTGGACATCAAGACCTCTTCAGACAGCATCAGCAGAATGGCAGTCCCTACTTGCCTGCTACAGTTGAAG ATTCAGGAAGATGCTGCCTTATGTGGAAATAATCCTGTTGTTTCTGCACTGACTGTAGAAATGAATAAAGAAACCCTGGACACTATGTTAGAAGGGCTGGGAAGGATCCGGGACCAGCTTTCTGCTGTTGCAAACAAATGA